One Vicia villosa cultivar HV-30 ecotype Madison, WI linkage group LG5, Vvil1.0, whole genome shotgun sequence genomic window, cattgcatcacaggtttccaccacaggtttctcacctcctcgctgtttatttcagcatcatgaatctcgagcaatcagtcaaagaccttcaagctcagaatgcccagtttcaagatctgatcctgaacttgtccaaggggcaagacgaactgaaagcactccttaccaagagtaagaagaagaaaggaaagaagactctggggaaaaagcttagaccgatcttgcaactcagggatgccgaagcttctgaagacagtgacgaagatgagcaagatgacgatgctagtatcaagactgaggcaaaaagtaaccatgatgccgccaagccttctgaagaagaagaagattattaCCAGGAGAACGAatatcccgatgacaaatacaagatgttagaagagcgtctgagaagcgtggaaattcagaaggtacctgggctggattttgaagagcttggactcgttcctggggtcgttattcctccaaaattcaaaactcctgcctttgctaagtatgatggagtctcctgtcctaaactacacctgaggtcttatgtaaggaagattcaacctcatactgctgataagaggctctggatccatttctttcaggaaagtttatctggaactcaactcgaatggtactatcaactggagagtacccacatccgtacttgggaagatttggtttttgctttctaccagcaataccaatacaatgctgacctcgcaccaactcgcatacaactacaaagcatgtctatgggacccgaggaaagtttcaaggagtatgctcaaaaatggagagatctagctggaagagtcaaaccctccttgactgacagagaattggttgatatgttcatgaatacactgactggtcctttctacagccatttacttggaagctcctcgtctggtttcaccgatctcatactgactggagaacgtgttgaaagtggtatccgaagcgggaaaattcaggtggctacctCTTCTGGTACAGTGAAAAAGCCATACAATcagaagaatgaatccaacactgttggggcagtcctggtctctagtcaggctccaacacaacaacaacataaagATCAAtgcaagcaacaaggtggccgacgtacttggaaatcaaaacccaagaggtcatttaccccactacacatgccattggctcaagctctgcaacacttgctcgatcggagtctgataactctactgcctccatactcagctcctgctaatcccgtccttgggtacaagcatcatgcaagatgtgcttaccattcaaatagtcctggtcacgatacagaagagtgtgggccattgaaacataaaattcaagacttgattgaagaagggatcatTGAATTTGGGCAACTAGagaagccacacaaagtctaaaggatggctatttagatcattaatttactcgcattcgcaatttctttcctgtttgtttaaacattcgtcttatgtcagactctatttattttatcataatcattaatgcattgcatatgtttgtcttgatttatttctcttcctatttctatattaaactttgtttttacttagttttctttatgatatttaactctcgctaaagcggtaagccttttgagggaggatgacgaaaacgataccgcaacctcatacagtatgctttcaaacagactatgctgacgatgtacaggcattgtttcaattcctaaacagtggagatataaggatgttaatccctcgccaacccctttgagcctaaggcgtaggagttttctttcttgtacaatttaaaacccttaatcataacctggggcatggtagttactcagttaactcaattatactagatGTTGTTTACACAGATAATGATGGGTTACCGCAACCATTCagtcaggcagtcaacatctatcaaaaggaaaaaataaaacttttaagtcaaaacctatgaaggagacttataaaaaatcgaaacatcccgctgactgtaatctctaaataaacagttcaggcaaaagttagggataataaagtcaaaaagaggttactacaaatcctcgacaaaagaaaaaattacaaaaaggatgactgccttttcaaataaactttcggtgcttcaaccatcatcaaatgtcaacattacgacttcaagacctgctaaaacttaaatgcaaggttaactgagcataagatcgaagaacatcacgaagattgggaagggtacaaataaaatttgagcctttatcttttgtttcttaaaccgtgaaccaagccacgttacaacccttgaaagtcctaactgaagcatggttagttcgaaagcgtactgtcacaaaaagggtatcctgactccttaaagtttaccaaaaatcctgagttgatatcatgtttttacaaatatcactttcttacatactttgttttactaaaattgtttttaaacttcaagacagacatatgcattgcattttaatgagtgtcattataaaacaattttgtctatgtaatttcaaatgtttggcatcaggaagaatctgcatggggcataattaatgactaaaagtcctcccgacaaataaatttgcagagacgtctcgtatgcatgactcgatcaactaaaagcttgtttacacaaggggcatggcatatTCATAGAACCTCTCAGAGGCACTGAGCAACTagagaagttagtccatcactaggggcatgtcacatcagttacaaatctcaacaaaagctatttagctactagtaacagatgatgtcagtatctgtctcttctttgaagttctaattccaaattcaGGTATCGAGCATACCAAGCTATTGATTCCAAGGGCAGGTATACTCTCGCAAGTGTTTTtcaacagcaagtactcaaagacaaggggcaatgttcaaggcatccatgccttcccacaactcTGGCTTCACAAGattatatccccacagagtaatcattaaagaagatatcttcaaatgttctctccccaacagagatTTAGTTTCCCAACGGAGTTTACAAATTCGACACcgccggttccccgacacttttctcttttccaaacagggttattcatctctcttgtccccaggatacattaggatcagatcactcaagtcaatctcatccccaagcgaagataaAAAAAAATCCCCAGCTAGATATCATCGAacgaaagacaggaattctcttgtcattatctccaacagCACACATAGATTTATTTTCTTAACCAGCAGTTATTATACAAGAATCATCAATATGCTCCGACTATGcagtccatccctgcatcattcataaatacatgcataacatacagtactctcgtttatttcgagaatctcaatacatgcatcatgacattgcataagactaatctttccttttcaggtcatttcataatcagcagaatattatcatccaagtgcgatacaaatacaatcgtatcaacgattcaatctcaacactCAAGACAAAAACAATTCTAATGCTTCATtctgggtctttcttcaaagataatacaaaaacaatcaaagaacttctcgtcctttctaggtagtcttctctaagacatctaCCAGCctgtctaggtaatcttttctaagatgtttcatcctttctaggagcctttctaggtcagtcttgtttaagatgtctcatcctttctaggagcctttctaggtagtcttctctaagacatctattatcctttctaggaacctttctaggtaatcttttctaagatgtttcatatcctttctaggaacctttctaggtaatcttttctaagatatttcatatcctttctaggagcctttctaggtagtattgtttaagacatatcacttcctttctaggagcctttctaggtagtcgcGTGTAAGACGTTTcgtaccctttctaggagcctttctaagttaatcttgtttaagacatatctcaacctctttaggtaatcttcCTTTAAATATTTATCCAACATTTTCAAGGAGtttctcagttaatcttctacgagacacttcttcccgagctttTTGTAAATCCTAATCTCTTTTACATCAGTCAGTGATCcacccttttcaggaacctttctaaGTAgccttctgtaagacattacttcatctctccttcagatacaatcaatgcatatgatcctgtctgaaaagcatctgctttagaACAACAATTCTTCAAAcatctgatggcatcttcaagcccatctccgacaagcgTCTTTCAATGCTTCAAGCTCGGATATCGTCTAACGTATGACTTATCCTGACTATCGTATTTATCCAGATCCGATGGCATCTTTAGGCCCgtctcatacatcttttccaacactcggacgacatctttaagcccatctccggcaaaagtccctatctcagcaagggcaaatttcttgggtattctagtgttcaatcctcttccaccttcagattccaacaggtacacaagccaatctacatcctcaggtttaagaagattgaacaggggcagctgtcataccctaaaatttgccctcatatatttacgaacgtcattttattttgaataagtgAATTAGCATAATTGGTAAGAGATTAAGGCTCGCAGGTATCAGTCCCGGACTCGAATCTCATTCTTGACATTTTGTCTTTTATTTGCTAACTTTAGTTCTAaccttattttatattaaattttcttttatataattaGGATAGTAATTTTAGTAATTTTTAAAGTTTAGTATGTTGTTGCTGTTAttgttatcattattattattattattattattattattattattattattattattattattattattttattattagattattattattattagattattaaaataaaaataaaaaaacaaaacaaaacaaaatctctCAGTTAGCATCGGAAAGACCTAAACGAAAAAATAGAAGtaatttttcaaatcaaatctacATCACAAAGTTACAATCAAATCTCCATCAAAGAAAATCATGCTAAAATTGGATTTATCCCATTGAATTCTAAACCTGATTCTTCCACTATATAAACAGAAGAAAATTGATGCTTTGGGGGGTGGACATAAGGATTGCAGATTCAAGAGCCAGTCACAAAAACTCCAAAATTCAAGAATAAAAGTGAAGTTCGGTTTTGAGGATAGGGACGAGTTCAACGGGTTTTGAAGGCGCCTACACACTCCCAGCAAACTCCTGAAGCGGCACAGACTGTTACCAGGTCGTATAGGGTTCATAATCATCAACAGTGTTGTAACGGTTTGCATCTCCCAAACTTAAATCCGATTTCATAAATTTTTGTGTTATTAATAGAATTCGATTGCATAGTTGTGTTGTTGCTGCTGTTTATGACGTGTGTATTTGGTTTAATTCGAGTTTCGACCTGGGAATCGCgtattgccattgttagggtttcggATACTCCAAAAGGGGATTTATGGTAGAAGCAATTTCAGGTCGAATTGATGAGGTAAGGTCGTTTATACTCGATCTGTATATTTGGTTTGTGCTATTTGATGATGATTTGCAGGATGGAGATAGGGAGGCCTATGGCTACGTGAAAAACGTTGCTGAAAAGTGTCTGTTTACGAAGGCCAAACGAAGAAGAAGAGAGCGGCGCACTGGGCTTCTTCAAATTCTTTTTGAATATTTCGTTTTGTGTGATATATGTGATGAGTTGCGTTTGTTATTTCAACATATGAAAACAGCAGGGTTGGCAAGCGCATTGGGGCGTGAGGACtgaaacctgggttcgaaccccgcTGAAGTCTTTTATTTTTCAACTAAATATGTGTTATGGTTTGCTTAAGAATCCTGTGTACTCCCCTGGCGCATGACTGGAGTGTACCCTCGTCCATCAGCCATCTGATCATCACAACTTCTGATCCAACGCCTTGAAGCCGCCAGTGCATCATACACCTCTCCAGACTTCGCCACACAGAATCGAAAACGCTAAGTATTttataatctttttatttttttaattatataagtcagtatttattttattatatatatatatatattgttttcctTCTTCATCTCTTTATTTTTTCCTAATAAACTTGTTTTACTAAAtctctttttttataataaatttatattttaatttatttgataaaaattaatctcctttatttaaataattttataaaatcataattaatttgTGTTAAATTAGTAAGAATTATGGTAAGATCATATATTTAATcgaaatttatttttctatcgaTTTTATTGAATTTGTGTCTGAATCAGGGTTTGTAAGAATCAGCCATACACTAAAAAAGTCTATattctttgtgcattttttcagGGTAACCATCAGGGTTcatccgactacgcgccatgtcaatcaaaaagctaagttccgattctttttcttaaaattaatgtttattaattgttacatttgccttataggttcaactagggtttacttcatctattaaggAACTCCtcttacactcacccctattattttcatcttaattttcagggtcaatcgaaggttcAAGGGAATCAAGGCATTCAGTGTTTAAAACTTTTcagggtcaatcgaaggttcAAGGGAATCAAGGCATTCagtgtttaaaactaattattgatccttcttattttttctatcttttaattcccccgtccccgcaggtgttttcccccgtccccgcaggtgtttattgtaatagagtaggacattttaatttccgcctttaaattctgcaattttaaactgcgtggttagtaatcttagggagtgcaagcctttaacagaaatAGATaactaactacaagataaatatctgaattaaccacctgattgtgccacacacgcacctttagggtaatccctctggttgccttgttgccttatattgttgccttattgttgcctgttgcctctaaacgtattaatagtcaaagtccctcgattccgaggatacctaaagcaatgttgcctgtcgccttcagagttattgaaactccctcgatgttgccttataagatgattgttccaattgctaaggtatcctcgcatgatgcctaaacagataaaatgactattatatccttcccttagactacctgccctctttatggcaagggacagtcttgtggcgaacgattattctcgatgacccttaaacatccaattgaaagacttcctgccctcttatggtatggaaagactctttcgcccgaaaggctaaaagaacgaatttctaaacttagggtagttgctattaattgctagctctatttcaaattcaaattcaaactccttttccattaattttcaaatacttttcaaaagactacgcttatttacaagctaaagttcttcttcaaagtttttacttttcacacctcattttcaaacatttcaaacaatatacaagtgagctaagcaattaagagcccatggataaccatggatgcaaagggtgccttacaccttccctttgcataacttaccccccgaactcaaaatcttttaaaaggtctttttctgttcttttagcctttctattaattggataaaataaaagtcggtggcgactcttgctatccgcaacattccaatataaaagtcagttcaccgtattacacctacgctatgtgcatccagaacgtgagtctcctgctgactcagccctagcatgggacgttctggcagttccctagcacgtggggctccagttggatttggcccaattagggaaccttggcccagcgctgggggctataaataccctctttcactagagggtcaggtattctattctcaactctaaacctcattctctgatagctactgacttaagcatcggagaaccttgcaggtacccccccccatcttgctcttcaagccagacattacgccttgacgattcttctgatcaggtacgaccAGTGGCACCGTCTGTGGGAaccttgctcccccttctttaacaaagatcaaagcataacCTTTCACCATCGTCATGGCCAACAACAACACACCCAGTCCTGATCCCTTTGTCCTAGAACAACTGATTGAAGATTCCAGCCGCGAACTGACAAACCGCCGTCGGCAGGAACGTGTTTTTACCGGACAGAGACAACAGATTCAGCACATTCAACATGTGCACGGCCTTCAACAAGTCCAGAACGTTGAACAAGCCCATCCTGAAGGACAAgttcagaacggggaagacggGCAGACCCGGCCCCAGACTGAACCAGATCAGCTCCAAGTGGTGAACGAAACCGATACTCGAGACGGGCAACACGCTTCCTCGTTCACCCACACCTCTGACAGACGAAGAAGCCGTAGCCCAGACGAGGAGGAACAGATCAACGTTCCCGAGGGCGCTGATCCGACTGCCATTCTCCTACTCAAAGAGCTGCAGAagaccaaccgcctcatccgCCAACAGGGCGACCGCATCCACGACCTGGAAAGGAATCGACGATATCGCTCCCCCCGACGGAGACGCCATCGGTCACGTTCCTATTCCTCTTCGCGGTCTCCCCCGAGGAGAAGTCGCAAGCGCAGTCCATCTAGGTCTCGCTCCCCCTCGAGGAGAAACCGGCGCCAGCGGTCttattcccgctctccacctcGAAAGACTCGGAAGAATCAGAAACCTGAAACCACTGAAGCCAAGAGTCTCTCACCCGAGCAGGAGCACCGAGGCCCCTCCAAAGCCGTGCAGAAAGTCCGCGAGCATTCTCCAAAAGACAACCGCAAAATCTCGGGCAAACCACGCACTAAGCCCCAGCGGGGCAGACATTCAAACTCCCCTGAACCTAGCGACGAAGAGGATTTCCGCAGTCCCCTGTCCGAGCAAATCCGGCGTGTTCGTCTTCCCCGGAGGATGGAAAAGCCACCAGCCTTGGACCACTATGACGGGACCACCGACCCTGATGACCACATCAGGAGCATCGAAGCTGTCATGGACTACCATGTGGTGCGAGgatccatcaaatgccgcatctttccgaccacactaaggaaaggcgcgatgaattggtacaggaatctgccccctaactccatccactcctggactgAACTGAAGGATCTTTTCCTAAGTCACTTCACCGCGTCTCGTCGGCAACCGAAATCAGAAGCAAATCTTGAGGCAGTAATCCAAGGTACCAACGAATCTTTGAgagactacctcgacaggttcaacaaagaagctgtCCAAGTGCAGACCgcagactacatgaagaggtacctactcgaacgagggctcctccccggaagcgacttcaaaaaggccatcaagattgaggaggtccactccatgaacgccctccttcgcaaGGCTCAGGCCTTCATCAGATATGAGGAAGCAGAGGCCGCGGCCACGAGAGCGTCACGGGGCAACGACGCCGCCCGCAGTTCAAACCATGAGCCCTCAACTTCGAGGCGCGGGCACGAGAGAAGGAAAGACGACAGGTCTCTCGACACCAAAGAACGCCGGGGACCTTCTGGTCGTTTCAACGAATATACCCCGCTGAACGCCTCACGGGAAAGGATCCTAGCCGAATGCCAAAACACTGACTTCAAAAAGTCGAACATCAGACCCCCGAAGTCAAACCCCGCGAGGCCAGGAACcgacaagtccaagtactgcaaatACCACAGGAGCCATGGACATATGACCGAGGATTGCATTCACCTCAAGGACGCTattgaaacactgatcaaggaaggtcgcctttcaaaatacacacagaaaggggaaccttcccgAAGGGACGACCGCAGAAACTCTGACGAAGGGAATTCGCCGGACAACAGGCCCCTACAAGTAGCCCTGTCAGTGACCCGACCTGAAGATTTCATACCATCGGTCGGGGCACCTGCCGCACTCAGCAAATGGGAAGGATTCCCATTCgccatggtcgtctccaacggcggAGATCCGGGCTCTCTCACCATCAGTTCAGTaaagagaaagttcgatgagcTGCTCAGCGCCAACGCAGACCTCGGCCCCACACTGAGAAAGTTCCGAGGAAAATCTGAACCGATCACATTCTACCTGGAAGAActacccggcggagctccaaacgccacaatTCCTCTGCTCGTCCGGGCAAGAATGGCGaacttcgatgttcgacgggtcttagtcgatgaaggcagctcggtcgacatcatgtactcccatctcttccggactaccaccaaaccatggggttacgtcgaactgattgtcaccttcggagaaGGAGAGGCTTCCAGGCAAGTCAAAACTAggttcttggtgatcgactgcaaaaccctgtacaactgcatcatcgg contains:
- the LOC131605970 gene encoding uncharacterized protein LOC131605970, yielding MANNNTPSPDPFVLEQLIEDSSRELTNRRRQERVFTGQRQQIQHIQHVHGLQQVQNVEQAHPEGQVQNGEDGQTRPQTEPDQLQVVNETDTRDGQHASSFTHTSDRRRSRSPDEEEQINVPEGADPTAILLLKELQKTNRLIRQQGDRIHDLERNRRYRSPRRRRHRSRSYSSSRSPPRRSRKRSPSRSRSPSRRNRRQRSYSRSPPRKTRKNQKPETTEAKSLSPEQEHRGPSKAVQKVREHSPKDNRKISGKPRTKPQRGRHSNSPEPSDEEDFRSPLSEQIRRVRLPRRMEKPPALDHYDGTTDPDDHIRSIEAVMDYHVDNLVSIS